The Clostridia bacterium genomic sequence TAATCTCCGAGGAACACTGGATCAATTCTCTCGTAGGATAACTATGGCCGAGACATTCTCTTTCACTGCACGCGGGATAGCCGGGAACCCGCACCGGGTGACCTTCCGAATCGACGAATGCAACCTAACCGGTGCCTGCTCGTGTGCGGATGGCACTACTGGCGAGTTATGCGAACATAAGCTAAGGATCCTGACCGGAGATCCGAGCCAGATCGTCAGCGGGAATGAGTCCCAGGTCCACGACCTGCTGGACTACCTACCAGAGTGCGATGTGTGGCCGCACTTGGAGAGGCTGATCTCGTCGAAGCGTCAACTGGAGCAAGCGGCTGAGCAATATACTGAGGCCAAGGACGCGCTTGAGCACGCTATGAATGATTGATCGCTAGTGCACCCGCACCATCTTAGGCCCGTGCGCCACCTATCTCATTTCTTGCACGCTACGTAGGACCTCGCGAGCTTCGGCTTCCCTTTCCCGCGGCACGCGAATGGTCCACCACCCGATAAAGTTCCCGCTCTCCTGGCGTGCCGCGGGATTCTGGTCCATGGCGAAAAAAGGGATTCCGGCTTCGTGCAAGAGACTCTGCGCCAGAACAATCGCGACAGGATCTGCAAAGCCGGTTCGAATCAGGACATCGAGATTGCTTTCGTCTGCCACAGGAACACCCCCGCCGGA encodes the following:
- a CDS encoding DUF2007 domain-containing protein: MADESNLDVLIRTGFADPVAIVLAQSLLHEAGIPFFAMDQNPAARQESGNFIGWWTIRVPREREAEAREVLRSVQEMR